A part of Scylla paramamosain isolate STU-SP2022 chromosome 24, ASM3559412v1, whole genome shotgun sequence genomic DNA contains:
- the LOC135112646 gene encoding alpha-(1,3)-fucosyltransferase C-like isoform X3, whose translation MRTSLRLSPCLAAMRWRNFTRVRSSASQNHDLDAMKAKRLATLVVVVTVVSGVVYFLMGISYNYTQLPLPPPLPKIAQQLLATQIPATTRLPPPPSTVQHLQVPSSSHGPSPTNSSPLVTQTPKLSSLSPTPSPFVFHKTSTELLPGDSNLPYPSLSLENITNPPSRVFKEPKREPNDDDVHLKKILFWNDDYYNKHFGFGFGREPFLVAGCRVNTCTTTGDRTRYPIEEIDAVIWHFRSSDRSLPEYRSPHTRYVLWLMESPAYLFGDLQEYNNVFNWTFTYRLDSDFLLRYNQVFRRRDPLPPTDHNYAAGKTKLAAWFVSHCTTDSGRITLTRTLQQWIPVDVFGACGPFECPRKHTKECYGMLNASYKFYLSFENSLCRDYITEKFFNILRLDVVPVVFGLGNYSAMAPPHSYIDALSFPSVSALATYLLYLHHNDTAYNEYFRWKRFHKLFNFWALSSQEYCSLCERLHTDNTTKTYDIHKWYVEDAHCKTKNSPDVYDFINAAPQISNMGTARSLLICVLIMVPLAWFS comes from the exons TCTCAGCCCTTGTCTCGCAG caATGAGGTGGAGGAATTTTACCCGTGTTAGAAGCAGCGCCTCTCAAAATCACGACCTAGACGCAATGAAAGCAAAG AGGTTGGCGacactggtggtggtcgtgacaGTGGTGAGCGGTGTGGTTTATTTTCTCATGGGCATTAGTTACAACTACACCCAgctgcccctcccccctcc GCTTCCAAAAATTGCACAACAGCTCCTCGCGACACAGATACCGGCCACGACCAggctgccaccgccaccatccaCTGTACAGCACCTCCAAGTCCCATCCAGCTCTCACGGACCTTCCCCCACCAACTCTTCTCCACTCGTAACCCAAACCCCTAAACTCTCCTCATTGTCAcccactccttcccctttcGTCTTTCACAAAACCAGCACAGAATTATTGCCTGGTGACTCTAACTTGCCTTATCCAAGTCTCTCCCTAGAGAACATTACGAATCCTCCATCTAGAGTGTTCAAAGAGCCTAAGCGTGAGCCCAACGACGATGACGTCCACTTGAAGAAAATACTGTTCTGGAATGAT GATTATTACAACAAGCACTTTGGGTTTGGCTTCGGCCGCGAGCCTTTCCTGGTGGCGGGGTGCCGCGTCAACACATGCACTACTACGGGGGACAGGACGCGCTACCCCATCGAGGAGATTGATGCGGTGATTTGGCACTTCAGGTCCAGCGACAGATCTTTACCAGAATACAG ATCTCCTCACACCCGCTACGTGTTGTGGCTGATGGAGTCACCCGCGTACCTTTTTGGAGATCTTCAGGAATACAACAATGTCTTCAACTGGACCTTCACCTACAGACTGGACTCAGATTTCCTTTTACG ATACAACCAAGTGTTTCGCCGCCGGGATCCGCTGCCTCCTACAGACCACAATTACGCTGCTGGGAAAACTAAGCTCGCAGCCTGGTTTGTCTCCCACTGCACAACGGACTCTGGCAGGATCAC ACTCACCAGGACGCTGCAGCAGTGGATTCCCGTAGACGTGTTTGGAGCCTGCGGACCGTTTGAGTGCCctagaaaacacacaaaagaatgtTATGGAATGCTTAATGCCTCCTATaaattttatctctcttttgagAACTCATTGTGCCGAGACTACATCACCGAGAAGTTTTTCAACATCCTAAG GCTGGACGTGGTGCCCGTGGTGTTTGGTCTGGGGAACTACTCTGCTATGGCGCCACCTCACTCCTACATAGACGCACTCAGCTTTCCATCAGTGAGTGCACTGGCCACGTACCTgctctaccttcaccacaacgACACTGCTTACAATGAGTACTTCAG ATGGAAGAGGTTTCACAAGCTGTTCAATTTCTGGGCGCTGAGTTCGCAAGAGTACTGTTCCCTGTGTGAGCGCCTGCACACCGACAATACCACCAAGACCTACGACATTCACAAATGGTATGTTGAAGACGCACACTGCAAGACCAAAAATAGCCCAGATGTATATGACTTTATTAATGCTGCTCCACAAATCAGCAACATGGGTACCGCGAGGAGTCTTCTCATATGTGTTTTGATTATGGTGCCCCTTGCGTGGTTCTCTTAA
- the LOC135112646 gene encoding alpha-(1,3)-fucosyltransferase C-like isoform X2 codes for MLRGFFTDEQLPFSLAMRWRNFTRVRSSASQNHDLDAMKAKRLATLVVVVTVVSGVVYFLMGISYNYTQLPLPPPLPKIAQQLLATQIPATTRLPPPPSTVQHLQVPSSSHGPSPTNSSPLVTQTPKLSSLSPTPSPFVFHKTSTELLPGDSNLPYPSLSLENITNPPSRVFKEPKREPNDDDVHLKKILFWNDDYYNKHFGFGFGREPFLVAGCRVNTCTTTGDRTRYPIEEIDAVIWHFRSSDRSLPEYRSPHTRYVLWLMESPAYLFGDLQEYNNVFNWTFTYRLDSDFLLRYNQVFRRRDPLPPTDHNYAAGKTKLAAWFVSHCTTDSGRITLTRTLQQWIPVDVFGACGPFECPRKHTKECYGMLNASYKFYLSFENSLCRDYITEKFFNILRLDVVPVVFGLGNYSAMAPPHSYIDALSFPSVSALATYLLYLHHNDTAYNEYFRWKRFHKLFNFWALSSQEYCSLCERLHTDNTTKTYDIHKWYVEDAHCKTKNSPDVYDFINAAPQISNMGTARSLLICVLIMVPLAWFS; via the exons ATGTTAAGGGGATTTTTCACCGACGAGCAGTTACCGTTCTCCCTGG caATGAGGTGGAGGAATTTTACCCGTGTTAGAAGCAGCGCCTCTCAAAATCACGACCTAGACGCAATGAAAGCAAAG AGGTTGGCGacactggtggtggtcgtgacaGTGGTGAGCGGTGTGGTTTATTTTCTCATGGGCATTAGTTACAACTACACCCAgctgcccctcccccctcc GCTTCCAAAAATTGCACAACAGCTCCTCGCGACACAGATACCGGCCACGACCAggctgccaccgccaccatccaCTGTACAGCACCTCCAAGTCCCATCCAGCTCTCACGGACCTTCCCCCACCAACTCTTCTCCACTCGTAACCCAAACCCCTAAACTCTCCTCATTGTCAcccactccttcccctttcGTCTTTCACAAAACCAGCACAGAATTATTGCCTGGTGACTCTAACTTGCCTTATCCAAGTCTCTCCCTAGAGAACATTACGAATCCTCCATCTAGAGTGTTCAAAGAGCCTAAGCGTGAGCCCAACGACGATGACGTCCACTTGAAGAAAATACTGTTCTGGAATGAT GATTATTACAACAAGCACTTTGGGTTTGGCTTCGGCCGCGAGCCTTTCCTGGTGGCGGGGTGCCGCGTCAACACATGCACTACTACGGGGGACAGGACGCGCTACCCCATCGAGGAGATTGATGCGGTGATTTGGCACTTCAGGTCCAGCGACAGATCTTTACCAGAATACAG ATCTCCTCACACCCGCTACGTGTTGTGGCTGATGGAGTCACCCGCGTACCTTTTTGGAGATCTTCAGGAATACAACAATGTCTTCAACTGGACCTTCACCTACAGACTGGACTCAGATTTCCTTTTACG ATACAACCAAGTGTTTCGCCGCCGGGATCCGCTGCCTCCTACAGACCACAATTACGCTGCTGGGAAAACTAAGCTCGCAGCCTGGTTTGTCTCCCACTGCACAACGGACTCTGGCAGGATCAC ACTCACCAGGACGCTGCAGCAGTGGATTCCCGTAGACGTGTTTGGAGCCTGCGGACCGTTTGAGTGCCctagaaaacacacaaaagaatgtTATGGAATGCTTAATGCCTCCTATaaattttatctctcttttgagAACTCATTGTGCCGAGACTACATCACCGAGAAGTTTTTCAACATCCTAAG GCTGGACGTGGTGCCCGTGGTGTTTGGTCTGGGGAACTACTCTGCTATGGCGCCACCTCACTCCTACATAGACGCACTCAGCTTTCCATCAGTGAGTGCACTGGCCACGTACCTgctctaccttcaccacaacgACACTGCTTACAATGAGTACTTCAG ATGGAAGAGGTTTCACAAGCTGTTCAATTTCTGGGCGCTGAGTTCGCAAGAGTACTGTTCCCTGTGTGAGCGCCTGCACACCGACAATACCACCAAGACCTACGACATTCACAAATGGTATGTTGAAGACGCACACTGCAAGACCAAAAATAGCCCAGATGTATATGACTTTATTAATGCTGCTCCACAAATCAGCAACATGGGTACCGCGAGGAGTCTTCTCATATGTGTTTTGATTATGGTGCCCCTTGCGTGGTTCTCTTAA
- the LOC135112646 gene encoding alpha-(1,3)-fucosyltransferase C-like isoform X4, which produces MSSKCAMRWRNFTRVRSSASQNHDLDAMKAKRLATLVVVVTVVSGVVYFLMGISYNYTQLPLPPPLPKIAQQLLATQIPATTRLPPPPSTVQHLQVPSSSHGPSPTNSSPLVTQTPKLSSLSPTPSPFVFHKTSTELLPGDSNLPYPSLSLENITNPPSRVFKEPKREPNDDDVHLKKILFWNDDYYNKHFGFGFGREPFLVAGCRVNTCTTTGDRTRYPIEEIDAVIWHFRSSDRSLPEYRSPHTRYVLWLMESPAYLFGDLQEYNNVFNWTFTYRLDSDFLLRYNQVFRRRDPLPPTDHNYAAGKTKLAAWFVSHCTTDSGRITLTRTLQQWIPVDVFGACGPFECPRKHTKECYGMLNASYKFYLSFENSLCRDYITEKFFNILRLDVVPVVFGLGNYSAMAPPHSYIDALSFPSVSALATYLLYLHHNDTAYNEYFRWKRFHKLFNFWALSSQEYCSLCERLHTDNTTKTYDIHKWYVEDAHCKTKNSPDVYDFINAAPQISNMGTARSLLICVLIMVPLAWFS; this is translated from the exons caATGAGGTGGAGGAATTTTACCCGTGTTAGAAGCAGCGCCTCTCAAAATCACGACCTAGACGCAATGAAAGCAAAG AGGTTGGCGacactggtggtggtcgtgacaGTGGTGAGCGGTGTGGTTTATTTTCTCATGGGCATTAGTTACAACTACACCCAgctgcccctcccccctcc GCTTCCAAAAATTGCACAACAGCTCCTCGCGACACAGATACCGGCCACGACCAggctgccaccgccaccatccaCTGTACAGCACCTCCAAGTCCCATCCAGCTCTCACGGACCTTCCCCCACCAACTCTTCTCCACTCGTAACCCAAACCCCTAAACTCTCCTCATTGTCAcccactccttcccctttcGTCTTTCACAAAACCAGCACAGAATTATTGCCTGGTGACTCTAACTTGCCTTATCCAAGTCTCTCCCTAGAGAACATTACGAATCCTCCATCTAGAGTGTTCAAAGAGCCTAAGCGTGAGCCCAACGACGATGACGTCCACTTGAAGAAAATACTGTTCTGGAATGAT GATTATTACAACAAGCACTTTGGGTTTGGCTTCGGCCGCGAGCCTTTCCTGGTGGCGGGGTGCCGCGTCAACACATGCACTACTACGGGGGACAGGACGCGCTACCCCATCGAGGAGATTGATGCGGTGATTTGGCACTTCAGGTCCAGCGACAGATCTTTACCAGAATACAG ATCTCCTCACACCCGCTACGTGTTGTGGCTGATGGAGTCACCCGCGTACCTTTTTGGAGATCTTCAGGAATACAACAATGTCTTCAACTGGACCTTCACCTACAGACTGGACTCAGATTTCCTTTTACG ATACAACCAAGTGTTTCGCCGCCGGGATCCGCTGCCTCCTACAGACCACAATTACGCTGCTGGGAAAACTAAGCTCGCAGCCTGGTTTGTCTCCCACTGCACAACGGACTCTGGCAGGATCAC ACTCACCAGGACGCTGCAGCAGTGGATTCCCGTAGACGTGTTTGGAGCCTGCGGACCGTTTGAGTGCCctagaaaacacacaaaagaatgtTATGGAATGCTTAATGCCTCCTATaaattttatctctcttttgagAACTCATTGTGCCGAGACTACATCACCGAGAAGTTTTTCAACATCCTAAG GCTGGACGTGGTGCCCGTGGTGTTTGGTCTGGGGAACTACTCTGCTATGGCGCCACCTCACTCCTACATAGACGCACTCAGCTTTCCATCAGTGAGTGCACTGGCCACGTACCTgctctaccttcaccacaacgACACTGCTTACAATGAGTACTTCAG ATGGAAGAGGTTTCACAAGCTGTTCAATTTCTGGGCGCTGAGTTCGCAAGAGTACTGTTCCCTGTGTGAGCGCCTGCACACCGACAATACCACCAAGACCTACGACATTCACAAATGGTATGTTGAAGACGCACACTGCAAGACCAAAAATAGCCCAGATGTATATGACTTTATTAATGCTGCTCCACAAATCAGCAACATGGGTACCGCGAGGAGTCTTCTCATATGTGTTTTGATTATGGTGCCCCTTGCGTGGTTCTCTTAA
- the LOC135112646 gene encoding alpha-(1,3)-fucosyltransferase C-like isoform X5 — protein sequence MTVLPMRWRNFTRVRSSASQNHDLDAMKAKRLATLVVVVTVVSGVVYFLMGISYNYTQLPLPPPLPKIAQQLLATQIPATTRLPPPPSTVQHLQVPSSSHGPSPTNSSPLVTQTPKLSSLSPTPSPFVFHKTSTELLPGDSNLPYPSLSLENITNPPSRVFKEPKREPNDDDVHLKKILFWNDDYYNKHFGFGFGREPFLVAGCRVNTCTTTGDRTRYPIEEIDAVIWHFRSSDRSLPEYRSPHTRYVLWLMESPAYLFGDLQEYNNVFNWTFTYRLDSDFLLRYNQVFRRRDPLPPTDHNYAAGKTKLAAWFVSHCTTDSGRITLTRTLQQWIPVDVFGACGPFECPRKHTKECYGMLNASYKFYLSFENSLCRDYITEKFFNILRLDVVPVVFGLGNYSAMAPPHSYIDALSFPSVSALATYLLYLHHNDTAYNEYFRWKRFHKLFNFWALSSQEYCSLCERLHTDNTTKTYDIHKWYVEDAHCKTKNSPDVYDFINAAPQISNMGTARSLLICVLIMVPLAWFS from the exons caATGAGGTGGAGGAATTTTACCCGTGTTAGAAGCAGCGCCTCTCAAAATCACGACCTAGACGCAATGAAAGCAAAG AGGTTGGCGacactggtggtggtcgtgacaGTGGTGAGCGGTGTGGTTTATTTTCTCATGGGCATTAGTTACAACTACACCCAgctgcccctcccccctcc GCTTCCAAAAATTGCACAACAGCTCCTCGCGACACAGATACCGGCCACGACCAggctgccaccgccaccatccaCTGTACAGCACCTCCAAGTCCCATCCAGCTCTCACGGACCTTCCCCCACCAACTCTTCTCCACTCGTAACCCAAACCCCTAAACTCTCCTCATTGTCAcccactccttcccctttcGTCTTTCACAAAACCAGCACAGAATTATTGCCTGGTGACTCTAACTTGCCTTATCCAAGTCTCTCCCTAGAGAACATTACGAATCCTCCATCTAGAGTGTTCAAAGAGCCTAAGCGTGAGCCCAACGACGATGACGTCCACTTGAAGAAAATACTGTTCTGGAATGAT GATTATTACAACAAGCACTTTGGGTTTGGCTTCGGCCGCGAGCCTTTCCTGGTGGCGGGGTGCCGCGTCAACACATGCACTACTACGGGGGACAGGACGCGCTACCCCATCGAGGAGATTGATGCGGTGATTTGGCACTTCAGGTCCAGCGACAGATCTTTACCAGAATACAG ATCTCCTCACACCCGCTACGTGTTGTGGCTGATGGAGTCACCCGCGTACCTTTTTGGAGATCTTCAGGAATACAACAATGTCTTCAACTGGACCTTCACCTACAGACTGGACTCAGATTTCCTTTTACG ATACAACCAAGTGTTTCGCCGCCGGGATCCGCTGCCTCCTACAGACCACAATTACGCTGCTGGGAAAACTAAGCTCGCAGCCTGGTTTGTCTCCCACTGCACAACGGACTCTGGCAGGATCAC ACTCACCAGGACGCTGCAGCAGTGGATTCCCGTAGACGTGTTTGGAGCCTGCGGACCGTTTGAGTGCCctagaaaacacacaaaagaatgtTATGGAATGCTTAATGCCTCCTATaaattttatctctcttttgagAACTCATTGTGCCGAGACTACATCACCGAGAAGTTTTTCAACATCCTAAG GCTGGACGTGGTGCCCGTGGTGTTTGGTCTGGGGAACTACTCTGCTATGGCGCCACCTCACTCCTACATAGACGCACTCAGCTTTCCATCAGTGAGTGCACTGGCCACGTACCTgctctaccttcaccacaacgACACTGCTTACAATGAGTACTTCAG ATGGAAGAGGTTTCACAAGCTGTTCAATTTCTGGGCGCTGAGTTCGCAAGAGTACTGTTCCCTGTGTGAGCGCCTGCACACCGACAATACCACCAAGACCTACGACATTCACAAATGGTATGTTGAAGACGCACACTGCAAGACCAAAAATAGCCCAGATGTATATGACTTTATTAATGCTGCTCCACAAATCAGCAACATGGGTACCGCGAGGAGTCTTCTCATATGTGTTTTGATTATGGTGCCCCTTGCGTGGTTCTCTTAA
- the LOC135112646 gene encoding alpha-(1,3)-fucosyltransferase C-like isoform X6: protein MRWRNFTRVRSSASQNHDLDAMKAKRLATLVVVVTVVSGVVYFLMGISYNYTQLPLPPPLPKIAQQLLATQIPATTRLPPPPSTVQHLQVPSSSHGPSPTNSSPLVTQTPKLSSLSPTPSPFVFHKTSTELLPGDSNLPYPSLSLENITNPPSRVFKEPKREPNDDDVHLKKILFWNDDYYNKHFGFGFGREPFLVAGCRVNTCTTTGDRTRYPIEEIDAVIWHFRSSDRSLPEYRSPHTRYVLWLMESPAYLFGDLQEYNNVFNWTFTYRLDSDFLLRYNQVFRRRDPLPPTDHNYAAGKTKLAAWFVSHCTTDSGRITLTRTLQQWIPVDVFGACGPFECPRKHTKECYGMLNASYKFYLSFENSLCRDYITEKFFNILRLDVVPVVFGLGNYSAMAPPHSYIDALSFPSVSALATYLLYLHHNDTAYNEYFRWKRFHKLFNFWALSSQEYCSLCERLHTDNTTKTYDIHKWYVEDAHCKTKNSPDVYDFINAAPQISNMGTARSLLICVLIMVPLAWFS from the exons ATGAGGTGGAGGAATTTTACCCGTGTTAGAAGCAGCGCCTCTCAAAATCACGACCTAGACGCAATGAAAGCAAAG AGGTTGGCGacactggtggtggtcgtgacaGTGGTGAGCGGTGTGGTTTATTTTCTCATGGGCATTAGTTACAACTACACCCAgctgcccctcccccctcc GCTTCCAAAAATTGCACAACAGCTCCTCGCGACACAGATACCGGCCACGACCAggctgccaccgccaccatccaCTGTACAGCACCTCCAAGTCCCATCCAGCTCTCACGGACCTTCCCCCACCAACTCTTCTCCACTCGTAACCCAAACCCCTAAACTCTCCTCATTGTCAcccactccttcccctttcGTCTTTCACAAAACCAGCACAGAATTATTGCCTGGTGACTCTAACTTGCCTTATCCAAGTCTCTCCCTAGAGAACATTACGAATCCTCCATCTAGAGTGTTCAAAGAGCCTAAGCGTGAGCCCAACGACGATGACGTCCACTTGAAGAAAATACTGTTCTGGAATGAT GATTATTACAACAAGCACTTTGGGTTTGGCTTCGGCCGCGAGCCTTTCCTGGTGGCGGGGTGCCGCGTCAACACATGCACTACTACGGGGGACAGGACGCGCTACCCCATCGAGGAGATTGATGCGGTGATTTGGCACTTCAGGTCCAGCGACAGATCTTTACCAGAATACAG ATCTCCTCACACCCGCTACGTGTTGTGGCTGATGGAGTCACCCGCGTACCTTTTTGGAGATCTTCAGGAATACAACAATGTCTTCAACTGGACCTTCACCTACAGACTGGACTCAGATTTCCTTTTACG ATACAACCAAGTGTTTCGCCGCCGGGATCCGCTGCCTCCTACAGACCACAATTACGCTGCTGGGAAAACTAAGCTCGCAGCCTGGTTTGTCTCCCACTGCACAACGGACTCTGGCAGGATCAC ACTCACCAGGACGCTGCAGCAGTGGATTCCCGTAGACGTGTTTGGAGCCTGCGGACCGTTTGAGTGCCctagaaaacacacaaaagaatgtTATGGAATGCTTAATGCCTCCTATaaattttatctctcttttgagAACTCATTGTGCCGAGACTACATCACCGAGAAGTTTTTCAACATCCTAAG GCTGGACGTGGTGCCCGTGGTGTTTGGTCTGGGGAACTACTCTGCTATGGCGCCACCTCACTCCTACATAGACGCACTCAGCTTTCCATCAGTGAGTGCACTGGCCACGTACCTgctctaccttcaccacaacgACACTGCTTACAATGAGTACTTCAG ATGGAAGAGGTTTCACAAGCTGTTCAATTTCTGGGCGCTGAGTTCGCAAGAGTACTGTTCCCTGTGTGAGCGCCTGCACACCGACAATACCACCAAGACCTACGACATTCACAAATGGTATGTTGAAGACGCACACTGCAAGACCAAAAATAGCCCAGATGTATATGACTTTATTAATGCTGCTCCACAAATCAGCAACATGGGTACCGCGAGGAGTCTTCTCATATGTGTTTTGATTATGGTGCCCCTTGCGTGGTTCTCTTAA
- the LOC135112646 gene encoding alpha-(1,3)-fucosyltransferase C-like isoform X7, whose product MRNDFKSLVVPQRLATLVVVVTVVSGVVYFLMGISYNYTQLPLPPPLPKIAQQLLATQIPATTRLPPPPSTVQHLQVPSSSHGPSPTNSSPLVTQTPKLSSLSPTPSPFVFHKTSTELLPGDSNLPYPSLSLENITNPPSRVFKEPKREPNDDDVHLKKILFWNDDYYNKHFGFGFGREPFLVAGCRVNTCTTTGDRTRYPIEEIDAVIWHFRSSDRSLPEYRSPHTRYVLWLMESPAYLFGDLQEYNNVFNWTFTYRLDSDFLLRYNQVFRRRDPLPPTDHNYAAGKTKLAAWFVSHCTTDSGRITLTRTLQQWIPVDVFGACGPFECPRKHTKECYGMLNASYKFYLSFENSLCRDYITEKFFNILRLDVVPVVFGLGNYSAMAPPHSYIDALSFPSVSALATYLLYLHHNDTAYNEYFRWKRFHKLFNFWALSSQEYCSLCERLHTDNTTKTYDIHKWYVEDAHCKTKNSPDVYDFINAAPQISNMGTARSLLICVLIMVPLAWFS is encoded by the exons ATGAGAAATGACTTCAAATCGCTGGTTGTCCCACAGAGGTTGGCGacactggtggtggtcgtgacaGTGGTGAGCGGTGTGGTTTATTTTCTCATGGGCATTAGTTACAACTACACCCAgctgcccctcccccctcc GCTTCCAAAAATTGCACAACAGCTCCTCGCGACACAGATACCGGCCACGACCAggctgccaccgccaccatccaCTGTACAGCACCTCCAAGTCCCATCCAGCTCTCACGGACCTTCCCCCACCAACTCTTCTCCACTCGTAACCCAAACCCCTAAACTCTCCTCATTGTCAcccactccttcccctttcGTCTTTCACAAAACCAGCACAGAATTATTGCCTGGTGACTCTAACTTGCCTTATCCAAGTCTCTCCCTAGAGAACATTACGAATCCTCCATCTAGAGTGTTCAAAGAGCCTAAGCGTGAGCCCAACGACGATGACGTCCACTTGAAGAAAATACTGTTCTGGAATGAT GATTATTACAACAAGCACTTTGGGTTTGGCTTCGGCCGCGAGCCTTTCCTGGTGGCGGGGTGCCGCGTCAACACATGCACTACTACGGGGGACAGGACGCGCTACCCCATCGAGGAGATTGATGCGGTGATTTGGCACTTCAGGTCCAGCGACAGATCTTTACCAGAATACAG ATCTCCTCACACCCGCTACGTGTTGTGGCTGATGGAGTCACCCGCGTACCTTTTTGGAGATCTTCAGGAATACAACAATGTCTTCAACTGGACCTTCACCTACAGACTGGACTCAGATTTCCTTTTACG ATACAACCAAGTGTTTCGCCGCCGGGATCCGCTGCCTCCTACAGACCACAATTACGCTGCTGGGAAAACTAAGCTCGCAGCCTGGTTTGTCTCCCACTGCACAACGGACTCTGGCAGGATCAC ACTCACCAGGACGCTGCAGCAGTGGATTCCCGTAGACGTGTTTGGAGCCTGCGGACCGTTTGAGTGCCctagaaaacacacaaaagaatgtTATGGAATGCTTAATGCCTCCTATaaattttatctctcttttgagAACTCATTGTGCCGAGACTACATCACCGAGAAGTTTTTCAACATCCTAAG GCTGGACGTGGTGCCCGTGGTGTTTGGTCTGGGGAACTACTCTGCTATGGCGCCACCTCACTCCTACATAGACGCACTCAGCTTTCCATCAGTGAGTGCACTGGCCACGTACCTgctctaccttcaccacaacgACACTGCTTACAATGAGTACTTCAG ATGGAAGAGGTTTCACAAGCTGTTCAATTTCTGGGCGCTGAGTTCGCAAGAGTACTGTTCCCTGTGTGAGCGCCTGCACACCGACAATACCACCAAGACCTACGACATTCACAAATGGTATGTTGAAGACGCACACTGCAAGACCAAAAATAGCCCAGATGTATATGACTTTATTAATGCTGCTCCACAAATCAGCAACATGGGTACCGCGAGGAGTCTTCTCATATGTGTTTTGATTATGGTGCCCCTTGCGTGGTTCTCTTAA